The region tggatgaaatgtgcaatctggatacgatccagatgaaactcggtAGGGTAACTGAAGAACCAACGCGACATGACTGAGTcagatttcataaagattggtccaTCACAAACCGAGATGTGAATTTCTGCCAATAATGAGGGATAGATTTTTGAAACTAATCCAGACATTGTGTATTGATCCAGAtttcctccaaaatgtaattgaatctTCACAGCGTAAATTCTATGTTTAGTTAAAAAGGGTAACCCTGCTATCAGACAAACAAAGAAATGAATGCTGGGGCAAATATTACTTCCGTGGAGGAGGTCACAAGTTTAAAGTGAACTTTTTtcaatatatatactgtaattgtGGCAATCACCAGCCATCGCTGATGTAGGGTATGATCAACTTTATTAGTATTACATaggtaataaaaaatgaatgtataattcattatcatttttgttattgtaaagtTAAAGTGATTGAAAATACTGGACTCTTCAACAATGACTTTTAAAATATTGATATCTGTACATGTGCATCAAACTGCAGCAATTTACCAAACACGTAGAAAAAAGTGAACAATAGAAACTTTGTGTTTACACTACATATTTGCTGTTCTGCTCTGTTACATTATCTTAACTGATACTTTATAGGAAAAGCACAGGTGAGGAAAAGGGAGAGTAGATTATAACTGAGGGTCCTCATCAGTGTTGGGAATAACTACttatttttgtaacatattaCAGTAACATTCCTTTTTGAAGTAGCTCAGGAGTGTAACTcgttacaaaagtgaaaagttgtaatatattactagttacaattaaagtaactcaagttacatgcatatttaatttatgttcatatttgctttgttttctcactgtttgcaacTATTAGAGGAAGAAAAGATGACCGTTATAAgtaaatataacttatggggaacaaaaaagagctttctgctcctgaaacagcagaagtatttgaaacTAAACTTAGGTCGATGTTATTCGGACACAatcagtgtgatataattagtgttctgaaccaaaagtaactcaaagtagtgtaactcagttaaccagtaatattgtaatacaaatatataaaatttttatcccagtaactagTAACATGAATATATTACACgtttagagtaacttacccaacactggTCCTTATACATGAATACTGTGTTTTATACACatattatattttgtgtttttattgaatatGTGCCAGGAGTCAGATAGTTTTTGTTTagttaaatacatattttagtgAAAGCATTAAATCATTACAGTATTGCCAGTTTGCTGTACTTCAACATGAAGTATTAGTGTGAATTAAATGAAATTGTGAATTTCATAATATACCGTAATAATGTACAAAACATACCACAAGCAACCATACTTAACCAAATGTAAAAAGCAGTTGCTGGTTGTGAAACTATCTACCAGGTTGTTTCTGGTTTACTTTTTTAACACCATGTCTGCATCCAtctgtttgttttggtttttagtttttttggttgCCCTGCAGCTTTTCTCTCAGCAGTTAACAGCAGTCATCCTCAAAGGCATGGGAACAATATCTGATCTGCCCTTTCACACCTGGGCCTGTATGATGTACGTGCATTTGCCTTGAGACCTTCTCCTGAAGCCGTTGATGTTATCAGGTCCAGTGAACCGTGTGATAAACGACTTCTCATGCTTACTCTAACTGAAGCCCTTATGGAAAGTCGCTGACCTGGGCCCTGAGGGATCTAACCAGTAAAAGTGCCTACTTCACTTGATAGCAGGCTGTTTTTACCTTTTACTGTCAGGTCCTTCATTTTTCCCCCACATAATTCCAAAGGCTGAATGGACAGAGaatggagagaaagagagagcagGGGTCCTTGGGACTCAGCTGGATGATAGCTCATGTCTCTCTCTGTAGCaacttatttattcaaaaataattcaTAGGGAGCAGTTTTGTGGCAGTATGATTAATGCACTTCATCGTTTTTAGTAGGGGTGTGGCGTTGCGTTGAATCTGaagatacgatacgatacatgatttgcatgtcacgatacaatatatcctgatactaaacaatacgatatacattgccatatatcgtgatatcaataattacaaatttcaccttttacaagtacaaaatggtatgaaatgcaatttatttcatttctttttgacgtgcgagaacaagtaaatgataactaactgtaattcaagaaccaatataaaaaaaataaggggtatgtttatcaaactgtcaaaaaaaaaaaaaaaaaagtttaacttttgcttcgaCAACAGATTTTGAttttgttaagttcttaaattataattttttacaataagtaaccacatacatctataaaagggGCCAGAATGCTTCCAAGTTAAGATGCATTGATgagtgaagtagtttaacaaggtctgatgtggttctcTGACACCTAATGACTGGGCATTtgcgtgctatgcatatgttaacgcaaatacatgttttttttttttttttcattgaaaaatatgatttaaaaaaaattgatttggacttggatttttttggatcgatcgtgaaatatcacaatatatcgccattatttttttttttacaaccttAGTTTTTAGTCTGCCTATAAATGCTTTGTTTCAAGAAGTGGTGAGTTTCAAAGTAACATAAGggtgtatttattttgactgaaacttTGACAAGTTCAACTGTCATTGGAATTGAGTTTGTTTCCAAACTGTGTGTTTGCAAAAATCAAACACAGTTTAGTTTATGgagacagttttatttttttttatctggttTCAAAGACTAATATTTACCAACCACTATTTTTTAAACAGTCGGACAATATGTGACTTAGCTCAGTGTGGTGAACATGGCCTGGTAACACCACCGTGTGGTACTGTCTGATTATATGTGTAACGGTGTAAATAAGTTATTAAATTCCTGTAAAGTTTGGGacgcaaatattattatttatattttattttgaaaatcccagCGGATGTTAATGCTACGTATTGTTTGACTTGGCGCAGTCTGTGTGACGTCTGCTGGTGTTAATGCTGGAGTGAACTGGTGACCAACTGACATTACATATGGATAACATCGACTTAAATGTCTTCTAAAGCAAGCTTAAAACTCAAATTGACCcgaaataagtggaaataaagtTATCTGTTCGTAAATGAACAATATAAATCCAAAGTACAAACACAGAAGAGCGCATTAGGACTAGAagagtcttattttgaaatgtgtgtgctgcctgTACTTTCCAAAGAGCGATTTAAACAAAAGTTTCTGTATGAACACAAGACACAATTAGGATTGATTGTGTTTCATAAGGGGGTGTAACTTACGAGGTCGACGGTGGACATGTATATTTAACGATAGTTAAGCtagaaacaaccaaaaaatgAAGACGAGggtcatttttcttcttcttacctGGAAGGGGCGTGTCCTCTTTGAGTGGCTTCGTCCCATTGGTTAGGAGGGTTTCCCTTAGACACAGTACTTCCCCAAAGaaatatttgtctttatttgttttatttaaaataaaataacgtgtgcaatttccctggtttaattctatgggacatgcgtattataaatgtgtttgttgttgttttttatactcatttttatacataaatatattttttcatttggtgtatttttctataatgtatgttttttggagtctttgtgtgtatttggtatctttctgttgtctttttgtataattattgttatctGTTGCCATCACACTGCCATCATAGTGTGAttctggactcattttgtgtatttttgtaaattgttttgctgtagttttgtgcatttctgttgtcattttttgtataaataattagctttgtgtattttaactcatttccatagttttgttgttgtttggtgtatttttctgtaatttatgttttttggagtcattttgtgtgttttcgtgcattgctgttgtcgttttgtatcaattttttttgttgtattttactcatttagtatatgtttattataaataccttatgtgtggtgagggcgtgttttgagatgtgtgtgcgtgtgtgtgtgtgactcgctacctgtcctcctggttgcctagtgggactctctccatctcctccgtgagttctctctctctcacacacacacaagcgcaTCAGCCGCGCACATGCACATATTccatcacaggttgttgaaatgtaTGTTTCTCACACCCAATGCGTGAGacctgagagagaaaaaaacgaACCCGGAAGTACCACAACGCGATCGAAATTGGGAGCCGTAatctcaaaacaaaatgaaaacaaacattttgcaacacactTAAAgaacttttagcggtacaacaacgtttttaatattggccTTCTTTTGTCGGCTGGAGGAGGGTCTTtttctactgattattagaggttgtataTGAACAGACTGGTGCGATaacgccccctcacactgaggtcaaaagctgaataggctTCATTTCTGGGTAAACATGAATGTGTCTTCCGGgctaaataaaagtaaaataaacgttttgcaacaccaaataagtccgaaataatggatgcacaccatGGGGCcatgtggaagctgttaaaaaacTTTCAGGTTGAAAAGACACCACGTCGGAGAGaaattcaacacacacacacgcagaacttccttgatttattagagagatTTTTAGTGTAGTAAGTCAGTAAAAAAGGTTGTGAGTCACTGCTTTAATCTATCAGAGGGAAATGATCCTGTATTTTAAATGATCCCTAATGACACAatgatgatttgtttttattttattgtatctatttttattttttgtgaagaaaGTCCAGTAGCACACGGGCTGTATTATAAAGTGCTACCAATGAATCCATTTGAGTTTCTCTTTAAAActgaacatattatttaaaggtGAAATTGTCCTCGTCCATCATTAAGGTTCACTAAGATGTTTTCTGACGTTTCTGTGTGATTAAAACCTTTAAACTAATAATAGTGCTGATATTAAACACATAAACAGAACACGGTTACACACGTTTTAATAATACAAAAGGCTTAATACATCTCCAAACTCAACACAAGTGAAGAGCAGGGTTGAAGGTCCCTGAACCCCAAAGGGTTCGTGGTTGGTTCTGCACACTTTAGACATCATTTGCCACCTGTCTTGgctaaagagagaaaaaaaaatcaattgtttTCATCGTTTGTAGGAAATCAGCTAGAATCTAGAGTGTGAATATTTGACCTTTGCCATTGTTATACTTGTAATGTTTTATCATGACCACTAGATGTCAATGTTTTGCATATTATCATTTCAGGGCCTTCTTACCTTTGACTTGCCACAGTTTCTGATCTTGTTTcctaaagataaaaacaaaacttagaGCATGTTTTTCTATGcaaacacacacttaaacacAGAACACACATCCCACTGTAACCGTATGTTTCTACTGACAGTCGTCTCTCTCTGACACATGCAAACGTGcacaaatacaatgcacattgACATTGAACAGGATGGAGCTGTTTACCTACCAGCCAAAAGAATGATGGAAAGGAACACAATGATCCCAGCAAAGGCGAGACCCCCAACACGTAGTGTATGGTAGTCTAGAAATACACATCAGCACATCTTAACCAACTTACACAAATGAGTGTCATATTGTCTATTGGTACTCCAGTTTTTTCAGTCTATTATTTTCCTGAGCAATTTCCTGGGTAAAAAAGGTTACTTACCATATACAAAGTCTGCATCAGGGTCAATATCTGCACCTGAGGAGGCACAGAactatcatcatcatttttgttTCACCATGTAAGAGATTTAGAGATTTTTTGGAGGGGGTTTGGTAATGACCTTTTGAACTTCACTCTTTTTTCAATTCTCTACCTACTTGCCATTCTCTgtggcagtggttcccaaaccttttgtgtccaaggcacaccaaaggacaagtcaaaacctgaaggcacacctattgtgcaaaatagcctttataacatcatgtacaatatctgtaaatgtgcataattatttactaatgccaaataaaatgtgacaaaatcaaaatcaaatcaagttttatttctaaagcaTTCTACAACAACCAAAATTGACCAAAGCGctgtacacaataaaaaacacaatttaaaaaggGCATAATATATaactaaaaacattaatattactgttactcacaaaatatttattaacgaaatatatatatatatatattatttttttaatgtatagagtttgcctctctattatgaaatgagtgcatacaaaaaagtaaattaaaaaatgataatttttgtgtagttgtatattgcaatatgTATGGTTGCCACAAAATCTCACGGCACACCCGGACTTGCCTCACTGCATACCAGTGTGCTGCGGCataccgtttgggaaccactgctctatggGCAGAGCTGCAAATAGTGCTGATATATCCTAcataagtagaagtactgttacttcattcAAATTTGTACAAGTCAGTCATATAtaatatactcaagtacaagtaaaaagtagctcaattacatggtactcaaagtaaaagttactagttacttaacttactttcaccccttatgtttatttttggtaataaatcttgccaccgttcccttgcatacagtaaacatctcatgtataaacttcaaaagctgaaaaaaatcttgcacaattggaacttaatttattttccacaaaagcatctgtataaaataaaagttttgtcaaaatgtacaattatttctaaaatgaaataacaccaatgaatccattttaaaaaataaaaataaaaaaaaaaattaaaaaattatcaggctctaggtatagatacatttatgaactctaaaacaacAGTGCAATGCTataatgtgccatgtgggtaacaacataataggtagaaaccacaacctgaaccgaAGAAAGtggcgttgatcagaaatggcacaactaagaacatatgTATTACGTTCAACGTGCCTTCATAAACCGCTGATCTGAAATCAGTACAGTATACTGTGATATGtggtaatctgattagttggctatgatgtgacgcattagattgttgtctggtcatttctgttttttgtagtttcataatgtctgttgatcattttaaaacaaaaaaagtaataatttacttagtaatggttgggtgtaggaatgtaacaaatgacttaatttcttttaaaacgtacttaagtacaagctgagctactgatttagaaagtacccataaaagcaacgcATTTACAGTAACGTTAGTACTTGTATTGAGAAAAGTGCAAGCCTTTCATTCACAGAccacactatttaaaaaaagaatgtgaCCTTGTCTGTGAAGTCATCCTGTTGACGTCCAGTttaagtgtctttttttttttaaaccctgtTGTTTGTGGGTAATGAGCAACTGGTGTTTAACTTACCTTTAAGGGAGGAcatgttgcctttttttttctgtgcttcACTTGACAAGACTGACGGgacaaaacacaaacagtgaACAAAAGCAGCAGCTGCCAGCAACACATCCATCAACACCTTCTGCTTTGAATAATTTAGACCTGACCTTCACAACAATAACAGCATTCACCATCAGGTCAAATACTTGAAAACTATGCAAGTTTCATCagtttgcccttttttttttttcaatagccAGACCAGTAGTGTTCTGTTTACCCACTTTATATAAGAAACAGCTGAAAGGTTGGAAAACTTTACTCTTCCAACAAATATGGCTTAATATTAACTTAACAGGAAAACTTTGAGAATCTCATCGATTCTTTACCAAACTCATCTATATTTTTGACACAATTCTTTATACCTTTTCACTCTCCAGTAAAGAGAAGGATACATAGGATAGTTAATGTGTTACAGATCTAATATTTATTCACTTGACCCCTGCCTGGACTGAAACAGGCCATAAATGGAGCAAGTAAAAGGAAGTGTAGACAATGCTTGCTCAATAACGAAGAATTAACGCCTACTAAAGTTGTACGACGTcacaatatttttcttttcttttcttaataAAGCCATTCCAAATTATTCATCTAACGTTAATAAACCTACAAAGTCTCAGTTGAATtctggcagcagaaaaagtttggaccgaaatgtgaacatttttgttgcacaactgtaagaaaaaacaaacccttTGGACCTTTAAGCAGAAAATAGAACCACCCCTTTAAGCTGATCTATTCGATTACATTGAATAATCAAATAAACCAATGTATTGTCTCACCTGGGCTGCTGAAGCCTTTGTGTTCGCTCTCTCCAGGCGTGAGTGCAGGTGGTCCTGAATTCATGAGCAGTGCAAAGATCCTCCCTTACATCCCTCCCATTCTACCAGGACGGCACACATCAACCGTTACTCCACACCCACCGCCACATCTTATTCGGGCCACACAGTTACATATTTACCATCAGGTTTGTCCTTTAGAGCCAATAAAAAGGTGAAACCTTTGGAACAAAAGCAGAGCTGCATTCCCCATGCCACTGGTGAGAGGGGGATCCTCCagtatagttttatttttctcaattaACAACACAATATGTTACCATGGACTGGAAATGGTTACagatataaattgtatttaGAGTGCTATTAAAGATTTTGCTTATGTACATTTCAAAGTTAAGCTCTTCTCCAATGGACGTACACCCTATTCTATTGGTAAATGAGTCATAAAATATGAATCAGTGAAAAGGTGATGATTACTAGTAATGTTGCCTCAAGCAGGAAGAcctcattttgatttttttttttttttgccttcctGTATTGATTCAACATGTTGTGCTTTTTTGCCTACAGTTCAAAGGCATATGTGTTTGTTAATTGGTAACTGTGGTAAATTGGTAAaaggtgtaaatgtgtgatagaCTTAGAACACACTCTTAATACATAAAGCATGTTCAGGAATGGGATGTAAATGGgggaacaattattaaaaaaaaaagtcatttggtgttaagacatttttatttatttatttatgccaAAGCACAACAGGTTGTTACATAACAAGGCCTCATGCGTAAAATGCACATAGCAGTTGCATTAAAACAGGAAAGGACTTGGGAAGTGTGTGAAAGCCTGACCTGCTCCTTTCATAACTTAACTCTCTCTTAGGTTTGGACTTGCATTTAGATATTAAAATGCAATTCGCCTGACGTGAAAtaaaatttgctttttttttctcaacctCGCTATTGTGCAGTCACCCAAAACGCGATGATTTAAAAGAAACTGAATGCAATGGTCattagaaagaagaagaagaagaagaagaagaagaagaagaagaagaagagaagaagaagaagaagaagaagaagaagaagaagaagaagaagaagaagaagaagaagaagaagaagagaggaagaggaagaagaagaagaagaagaagaagaagaagaagaagaataagaagaagaagaggaaattACTATGGCTTTACAGATTTGTGGCTCTGATGAGTGCGTATGGGGACAGTAATCATAGCCTGCTGGGGACTGGGTAATCCTTATGGAGCCAATGGCGCCTTTTGAAGGCACCACTGGCTCCCATTACCTAAGCTGGTAAAACACTGTGGTAGTAGTAGATACTTGAAAACAGCTAGAAGCTATGGTAGGAAAGACTGTCTTATAGTCGGTtcttagaaataaaataatcagaatATACATGTGCATGCAACCAATCatacaaaataaacatgaacaaaagGTGTAAATTTAATATGTActagtacatacagtatatactcctACActtatataaattataaatatctATTTTCTTCACCATATAAACTCTCAATGTGACAAACAGAGAACTACAAAGCAGTAAACAAGTAACATCCTGAAAGCAacagacagaaaacacaaagtaaaacagatcaatcaattaaaataaaatgatttaaggGTTTTATAAACGATGAGCGTGTGTCAAAGGTGCTACTGGGTAATACAACAAACTGGAGTGAGAGACAGAATCACATGAAGGCACGGGAATGGACGAGAGGGACTGTCACAGTTGCAGCAAAGGACAAGCACAAGATTCCAGTACAAATCACACGTTTGCACATTCACCTCCCCTCTTACGCTTTTGAATAACCATTAACATTGCCCCATTAATCTCTCAACTATTAGTGTAGCtaaatatgtaataaattaGTCAATATTTTAGAAGGCAGTCAGGTCTTGAAGGAAGATTCTCAGTTCTCTGCTGGAGTTTCTTTGTCAGCTGCTGCAGCTAAAAGAGGTCAAGGACAAGAGATTGTGTGAAAACACCAATGTAATAATGTGACATTTAGAATACCCACAgacatttctttctttcctgcCTTTTTAGATCATAATTGTGTTATTGGTTTTTTGGAAATCTTACAGTAAATTTGAGTAAATTACAATTGCTATACAATGGTGGACTGCCGTAGCATTTTCTGATCAccttaacaattttttttaaattattttatatttttttacttgattaAATAAGCTCATATTAAGTTATGTTGAtggccagcaaaaaaaaaaaaaaataacattacagGAAACTGGCAGAAGAGTCTCACTTTAACTTTGTCACAATGGGAAGAGATAAAAGAAGAAATCTTTGCGATGGAAAAAATCACTCACTACATAAGACTGAAATCTGCTAATTTTGAtgagaaatggaaaaaatggaCAATCTAAAAGACGCAAGTGTGAATTGGAATCTTTGTAATTATAACACCCtgctgttctgttctgttttgtttgatattatttgtaaattgcataaataaagagtaaaaaaaacaaaaacaagctcATATAAAGCATAGGACAGGGTACACACTGGAGAGGACATCAGATCAGTCGCAGATTATtatcaaataacaaaaataataattaaaaaattaaaattctactgtttttccctcttttttcctcttctccTAGATTAGATTAATAAAACCAGCCTTAAGGCCTAAAGTGGTATTGATGTTGCTTTTACCAATCAGATTTAAGTTAGCTCCTTAGTATATTTTTGTCCTTATTTTCATGTCCCTATTGACTAAATGGTTAAAGACTTTACAAGTCAGAGCAAGCTCTATCAAACTCTATCACCGTTTGGAGAAACAGGACTGTTGAAGCTAAAATGAACTATTAACCTTTGTATTCCATTGTTatagtcattttctgtttagTATTTCAGtatataaacaaataagtagGTACAGCAATATATTCTTATTCATTTCAATACTTAAATATTGAGTTTTTATATCTCATCACTGTAATGCTGATTATTTGGATTGGTTAATTAGTTGTTACATTTATTCTTCAGTACATGATCTTTATGTTATGTAACATCATTACTGACTCAGGGCTATCGAAATTGTGCTAGcctgaatcaaaaacaaatcGCTTATCATCATTGGCTCCCTACAGCCTGCCGTCCAAGACTGTCTCATCTATCCACCAGGATGTTTGTGCAGAAAGACGCTCCGTCCCCTCGTCCTCCTCTTCCCCACCACCACCTGTAACTTTGTTTTCTGAACCAGATCTACTCAAGGTTGTCACACGTCATCTAACTGTATCAGAATGAAGCGAAAGATTATATTTCAACGTTTTCGTTGGCCTTCCGTCCACCCTCCCTTCCTGCAAGCTACAGGAGGGGCGGGTGAAGCGCCCACAAGCTATGTTCCAGACTTTTTTATTGTGACTGTGTATTGCATGTACGCTGAGGAGGTTTTTTTCCTAGTTCTATACTGTCCTCCCCAATAGGGAATTCAGTTGAGAACCTGCCTTTTCCTCGCTCCTGTCCTCCTGTTTCTCCCACTTTTCATCAAAACTCTTGCCCTTGTggtgacccacagttctcctacccctgtcctcccatgttatatgtgattgtcttttcatgtttcttggacgagatgaaactgaaatgtaattttgttcttCTGTTGCTCTGTagcatgtgcaatgacaaataaagttgattctgattctgatactgTTATAATGACCTTTTGCataatattgattattttttaatagctGCTGGTAATGTCTGTTATGGATGTTGGTTAATATATTGTGACTTGTGTGTCAAATACAAACACTACATTTTAACTGAAACCTTAAACAACTTGGAAcgatatcaagaaaaatgtccATCAGGTGATTGAATATTTAAACGACGAGTGAGTGCAGTGTATCAGCTTTCCTCTTGGTGATGTCGGCTCCCATTGGGGAAACTCAATAATAAATATGAGTGAGGAGGTGAGGCAGAGGTGAGACATGTATCTTACCCTTGGAGACAATCGGATTCTCCTCCTGCGCCTCTTGGTCTCCGGGGACCCTTAATAGAGAATACACAGGTTGGCATAGTAACCATAAAATGGTGTGTAACCAATAGGAACTGAAACAGTAATTTTTTTCAGTTGTACGTGAAAAGAAACATACTTGGGTTTCTGATTAATACTGCAGCGACATCGTCGACCTAGAAACATATGAAGTGGTACATATCACCTATCATTATATCATCAGTTATCTGATGATTAAGATGAATTGTAAAGAGAGTATGgagttgaaatacatttttttagttatgCTTCACTTTATTCTAACAAAGGGCATGTGCACataatagaattatatagacGT is a window of Gouania willdenowi chromosome 13, fGouWil2.1, whole genome shotgun sequence DNA encoding:
- the LOC114474701 gene encoding sodium/potassium-transporting ATPase subunit gamma-like translates to MNSGPPALTPGESEHKGFSSPVLSSEAQKKKGNMSSLKGADIDPDADFVYDYHTLRVGGLAFAGIIVFLSIILLAGNKIRNCGKSKPRQVANDV